A genomic stretch from Bosea sp. F3-2 includes:
- the folP gene encoding dihydropteroate synthase, which translates to MPFSLALPDGRSLALNAQPLVMGIVNVTPDSFSDGGLHLGIEAAVSHGERLVAEGAAIVDVGGESTRPGHAAVDAETEKARVLPVIAELRARIATPISIDSYKAEVAEAALAAGASIVNDVWGAQRDPRIAAVAASAGAPIILMHNRETVDATLDIFDEVLRFLERSIAIATQAGVPRGQIVVDPGIGFGKTVRQNLDLIHHLDRLGELGCPILLGASRKSTLGHITGRTIPAERLAASIAAHLYGASRGAAIIRTHDVAPHIDALKTWAAIEDSTKADP; encoded by the coding sequence ATGCCCTTCTCTCTCGCCTTGCCTGATGGCCGCAGCCTCGCGCTCAACGCGCAGCCGCTGGTCATGGGCATTGTCAACGTCACACCCGACTCCTTCTCGGATGGCGGCCTGCACTTGGGCATCGAGGCTGCGGTGTCGCACGGTGAACGCCTCGTCGCCGAGGGCGCGGCCATCGTCGATGTCGGCGGCGAGTCGACCCGGCCCGGCCATGCCGCCGTCGATGCCGAGACCGAGAAGGCGCGCGTGCTGCCGGTGATCGCCGAGCTGAGGGCGCGGATCGCCACCCCGATCTCGATCGACAGCTACAAGGCCGAGGTGGCCGAAGCGGCGCTCGCCGCGGGCGCCTCGATCGTCAATGATGTCTGGGGCGCCCAGCGTGACCCACGCATCGCCGCGGTCGCAGCCAGCGCCGGCGCCCCGATCATCCTGATGCACAACCGCGAGACCGTCGACGCCACGCTCGACATCTTCGACGAAGTCCTGCGCTTCCTCGAACGCTCGATCGCGATCGCGACGCAGGCCGGCGTCCCGCGCGGCCAGATTGTCGTCGATCCCGGCATCGGCTTCGGCAAGACCGTGCGCCAGAACCTCGACCTGATCCACCATCTCGACCGGTTGGGCGAGCTCGGCTGCCCGATCCTGCTCGGTGCCTCGCGCAAATCGACGCTCGGGCATATCACCGGCCGCACGATCCCGGCCGAGCGGCTCGCGGCCAGCATCGCCGCCCATCTCTATGGCGCCAGCCGCGGCGCCGCCATCATCCGCACCCATGACGTCGCGCCGCATATCGATGCGCTGAAGACCTGGGCCGCGATCGAGGACAGCACGAAGGCAGACCCGTGA
- a CDS encoding histidine phosphatase family protein, producing MIPLSLSHRLILVRHGETDWNREGRLQGGQDIPLNELGRKQAAEAAGRLKTLEPAYAELDYIASPMERARETMDILRSKLALPEGGYAVDARLRELTFGEWEGFTWRDVRKAEREQAHLRERDKWGFVPPGGESYRMLAERVRPVLEGLRRETVIVSHGGVARAVLALVGAVAPGDAARVEIWQGKLLVVTGSKADWL from the coding sequence ATGATACCGCTTTCGCTTTCGCATCGGCTCATCCTCGTCCGCCATGGCGAGACCGACTGGAATCGCGAGGGACGGCTGCAGGGCGGGCAGGACATCCCGCTCAACGAACTCGGCCGCAAACAGGCGGCTGAGGCCGCCGGCCGTCTCAAGACGCTGGAGCCGGCCTATGCCGAACTCGATTATATCGCGTCGCCGATGGAGCGGGCGCGCGAGACGATGGACATCCTCCGGAGCAAACTCGCCCTGCCGGAAGGCGGCTATGCCGTCGACGCGCGGCTGCGGGAGCTGACCTTCGGCGAATGGGAAGGCTTTACCTGGCGCGATGTCCGCAAGGCCGAGCGCGAGCAGGCGCATCTGCGCGAACGCGACAAATGGGGCTTCGTGCCGCCAGGCGGCGAGAGTTATCGCATGCTGGCCGAGCGGGTGCGTCCGGTGCTCGAAGGTCTGCGGCGCGAGACGGTGATTGTCAGCCATGGCGGGGTTGCGCGCGCCGTGCTGGCACTGGTCGGTGCGGTTGCGCCAGGCGACGCCGCCAGGGTCGAGATCTGGCAGGGCAAGCTGCTCGTCGTCACCGGGAGCAAGGCCGACTGGCTCTGA
- a CDS encoding J domain-containing protein, protein MRDPYQVLGVARGASDAEIKKAFRRRAKELHPDRNREDPKAQDKFAELNTAYEVLGDETKRKQFDRGEIDAEGKPKFQGFEGMGAGRGGRSGGFEFHFGQGGNPFGGRAGSAGGSGGDPGFDPSDIFSSLFGEASRRSRGRPEPQKPPEQSFTLEVTLAQAVTGGARRVKLPTGREVEITIPEGVTDGKVMRLRGLGQTDPFSGETGDVMMTIKIKPDPRFTVDGKDLRTRVAVPLAKAVLGGPLHVPTLTGAVEMNIPPLTGTTRQFRLRGKGLKGEKGAVGDLFVTIDIEMPASDAELTALMKARSETG, encoded by the coding sequence ATGCGCGATCCCTATCAGGTTCTGGGCGTCGCCCGCGGCGCGAGCGATGCGGAGATCAAGAAGGCCTTCCGTCGCCGCGCCAAGGAGCTGCACCCGGACCGCAACCGGGAGGATCCGAAGGCGCAGGACAAGTTCGCCGAGCTGAACACGGCCTATGAAGTGTTGGGCGACGAGACCAAGCGCAAGCAGTTCGACCGCGGCGAGATCGACGCGGAGGGCAAGCCGAAGTTCCAGGGCTTCGAGGGCATGGGCGCTGGCCGCGGTGGGCGCAGCGGTGGCTTCGAGTTCCATTTCGGCCAGGGCGGCAATCCCTTTGGCGGGCGCGCCGGCAGCGCAGGCGGTAGCGGCGGCGACCCCGGCTTCGACCCGTCCGACATCTTCTCCTCGCTCTTCGGCGAGGCGAGCCGGCGCTCGCGCGGCCGGCCCGAGCCGCAGAAGCCGCCGGAGCAGAGCTTCACCCTGGAAGTCACGCTGGCGCAGGCCGTGACCGGCGGCGCACGCCGGGTCAAGCTGCCGACCGGGCGCGAGGTCGAGATCACCATCCCCGAGGGCGTCACCGACGGCAAGGTGATGCGCCTGCGCGGCCTCGGTCAGACCGATCCGTTCTCCGGCGAGACCGGCGACGTGATGATGACGATTAAGATCAAGCCGGACCCGCGCTTCACGGTCGACGGCAAGGATCTGCGCACCCGCGTCGCGGTGCCGCTGGCCAAGGCGGTGCTCGGCGGGCCGCTGCACGTGCCGACGCTGACCGGCGCCGTCGAGATGAACATTCCGCCGCTGACCGGCACGACCAGGCAGTTCCGTCTGCGCGGCAAGGGGCTCAAGGGCGAAAAGGGCGCGGTTGGAGACCTCTTCGTCACGATCGATATCGAGATGCCGGCAAGCGATGCCGAGCTGACTGCGCTGATGAAGGCGCGCAGCGAGACCGGCTGA
- the folB gene encoding dihydroneopterin aldolase has translation MSETGRILIEKLDIYAYHGFFSEEERLGQRFLLDLVLDVDLRAAAASDRLADTVDYGRAVAIVNDAFTARRYHLLEGAAHAVAVAILDAFPSVTAMEVTLRKPAPPIPATLGSVGIQLRFQREG, from the coding sequence GTGAGCGAAACCGGCCGCATCCTGATCGAGAAGCTCGATATCTACGCCTATCACGGCTTCTTCTCCGAGGAAGAGCGGCTCGGCCAGCGCTTCCTCCTCGACCTCGTTCTCGACGTCGACCTGCGCGCCGCCGCCGCCAGCGACCGCCTGGCTGACACGGTCGATTACGGGCGTGCCGTCGCCATCGTGAACGACGCCTTCACCGCGCGCCGCTACCACCTGCTGGAAGGCGCGGCACATGCCGTGGCCGTGGCGATCCTCGACGCCTTTCCATCGGTCACGGCAATGGAAGTCACGCTCCGCAAGCCGGCCCCGCCGATCCCGGCGACGCTCGGCTCGGTCGGCATCCAGTTGAGATTCCAGCGTGAAGGTTGA
- the pdxH gene encoding pyridoxamine 5'-phosphate oxidase, whose protein sequence is MQPLTSGDFTEENEPFALFQKWLDEATKSEPNDPTGMALSTVDADGMPNSRMVLLKDHGPDGFVFYTNTESQKGVELLGQPKAAALFHWKSLRRQIRIRGTVTLVSDAESDAYFQSRPRDSRIGAWASQQSRPLESRFALEKAVATYALKFGIGEIPRPPYWRGFRITPVYIEFWRDGAFRLHDRIVFRRGSAGEPWTKTRFYP, encoded by the coding sequence GTGCAACCGTTAACGAGCGGTGACTTCACTGAGGAAAACGAGCCTTTCGCCTTGTTCCAGAAGTGGTTGGACGAAGCGACCAAGTCCGAGCCGAACGACCCTACCGGGATGGCGCTGTCCACTGTCGACGCCGACGGCATGCCCAACAGCCGCATGGTGCTGCTGAAGGACCACGGGCCGGACGGATTCGTCTTCTACACCAACACCGAAAGCCAGAAGGGCGTGGAGCTGCTCGGCCAGCCCAAGGCCGCCGCGCTCTTCCACTGGAAGAGCCTGCGCCGGCAAATCCGCATCCGCGGCACCGTCACCCTCGTCAGCGACGCCGAATCGGACGCCTATTTCCAGTCGCGCCCGCGCGACAGCCGGATCGGCGCCTGGGCCTCGCAGCAGTCGCGCCCGCTGGAGAGCCGTTTCGCGCTGGAGAAAGCCGTCGCGACCTATGCGCTGAAGTTCGGCATCGGCGAGATCCCGCGCCCGCCCTATTGGCGTGGCTTTCGCATCACCCCGGTCTATATCGAGTTCTGGCGCGACGGCGCCTTCCGCCTGCACGACCGCATCGTCTTCCGCCGCGGTTCGGCCGGTGAGCCCTGGACCAAGACACGCTTCTATCCTTAA
- a CDS encoding TIGR02301 family protein → MRRGARASAVLALVLLAPMVSQAQQRTPQPVKPPAAKPAEPPVQEPDGPPYEPQLLQLAEIMGSLAYLRTLCGGKEAQDWRARMAALIEAEGRTPQRRDRLTAAFNRGFKAYSLTHRSCTDASQEASARLAAEGEALSRALASRYGG, encoded by the coding sequence ATGAGGCGCGGCGCTCGCGCTTCGGCCGTTCTGGCCCTTGTCCTGCTCGCGCCGATGGTTTCACAAGCCCAGCAGCGCACACCGCAGCCGGTAAAGCCGCCCGCAGCCAAGCCTGCCGAACCGCCCGTCCAGGAGCCGGACGGCCCGCCCTATGAGCCGCAGCTGCTCCAGCTCGCCGAGATCATGGGCTCGCTCGCCTATCTGCGCACGCTCTGCGGCGGCAAGGAGGCCCAGGATTGGCGCGCCCGCATGGCGGCCCTGATCGAGGCCGAAGGACGCACCCCGCAACGGCGCGACCGCCTGACCGCCGCTTTCAACCGCGGCTTCAAGGCCTATTCGCTGACCCACCGTTCCTGTACCGATGCCAGCCAGGAAGCCTCCGCGCGCCTCGCGGCCGAAGGCGAGGCCCTGTCGCGGGCGCTGGCCAGCCGTTATGGCGGATAG
- a CDS encoding type II toxin-antitoxin system PemK/MazF family toxin codes for MVKRGDIWLAALDPTVGSEIQKTRPCLIISPAEIHDHLRTVIVAPMTSKSHPAGFRVPISFQGTDGLILLEQSRALDKRRLLKQLGSAPPATLSRALAVLRELYED; via the coding sequence ATGGTGAAGCGCGGCGACATCTGGCTCGCAGCCCTCGATCCGACGGTCGGCAGCGAAATCCAGAAGACGCGACCCTGCCTCATCATCTCGCCGGCCGAGATCCATGATCATCTGCGTACGGTCATCGTCGCGCCCATGACCTCGAAAAGCCATCCGGCAGGCTTCAGGGTGCCGATTTCCTTTCAGGGCACGGATGGGCTGATCCTGCTCGAGCAGAGCAGGGCACTCGACAAGAGGAGGTTGCTCAAGCAGCTCGGCTCGGCCCCGCCGGCAACACTCAGCCGCGCCTTGGCCGTTTTGCGTGAGCTCTATGAGGATTGA
- the fabI gene encoding enoyl-ACP reductase FabI: MPDSNAVSPTANLLKGKRGLVMGVANNRSIAWGIAKAAAEAGAELAFTYQGDALKKRVEPLAKELGGHVVGHCDVTDGATIDAVFAEIERLWGKLDFVVHCIAFSDKDELTGRYVDTSEANFSKSLLISCYSFTAITQRAEKLMPDGGSLLTLTYYGAEKWMPHYNVMGVAKAALESSVQYLAADLGPSKIRVNAISAGPIKTLAASGIGDFRYILRWNEYNSPLRRTVTIEEVGETAVFLVSDMSRGITGEIMHVDAGYHVVGMKVPTAPDISLDKGE, from the coding sequence ATGCCTGATTCCAACGCCGTTTCGCCGACCGCCAATCTCCTCAAGGGCAAGCGCGGGCTCGTGATGGGCGTCGCGAACAACCGCTCCATCGCCTGGGGCATTGCCAAGGCGGCGGCCGAAGCCGGTGCGGAACTCGCCTTCACCTATCAGGGCGATGCGCTGAAGAAGCGCGTGGAGCCGCTGGCCAAGGAACTCGGTGGCCATGTCGTCGGCCATTGCGACGTTACCGACGGTGCGACCATCGACGCGGTCTTCGCCGAGATCGAGAGGCTCTGGGGCAAGCTCGATTTCGTCGTCCACTGCATCGCCTTCTCGGACAAGGACGAGCTGACCGGCCGCTACGTCGATACCAGCGAGGCGAACTTCTCCAAGTCGCTGCTGATCTCCTGCTATTCTTTCACGGCGATCACCCAGCGCGCCGAGAAGCTGATGCCCGATGGTGGTTCGCTGCTGACGCTGACCTATTACGGCGCCGAGAAGTGGATGCCGCACTACAACGTCATGGGCGTCGCCAAGGCGGCGCTGGAATCGAGCGTGCAGTATCTCGCCGCCGATCTCGGCCCCTCGAAGATCCGCGTCAACGCCATCTCGGCCGGGCCGATCAAGACGCTGGCCGCCTCCGGCATCGGTGACTTCCGCTACATCCTGCGCTGGAACGAGTACAACTCGCCGCTGCGCCGCACCGTCACCATCGAGGAGGTCGGCGAGACGGCGGTGTTCCTCGTCTCCGACATGTCGCGCGGCATCACCGGCGAGATCATGCATGTCGATGCGGGCTACCATGTCGTCGGCATGAAGGTGCCGACCGCGCCGGACATCTCCCTCGACAAGGGCGAGTGA
- a CDS encoding NUDIX hydrolase, with protein sequence MTADSGQVIRFPAAGRAAARPVLAASVAVFRDGKVLLATRTKPPADQLWSLPGGKVEAGETLEQAALRELEEEVGVTARILGFNRHVEIFGRDAKGAVTHHFVVASFVGEWLSGEPQPGPEAGAVMWADPLKLGGLATTRELGDVLRRAHSLFAASGAA encoded by the coding sequence ATGACGGCCGATAGCGGCCAGGTCATCCGCTTCCCGGCCGCGGGCCGCGCGGCGGCCCGGCCTGTGCTCGCGGCCTCGGTCGCGGTCTTCCGCGACGGCAAGGTGCTGCTGGCGACCCGCACCAAGCCGCCGGCCGATCAACTCTGGTCGTTGCCCGGCGGCAAGGTCGAGGCCGGTGAGACGCTCGAGCAGGCGGCCTTGCGCGAACTGGAGGAGGAGGTCGGCGTCACCGCCCGCATCCTCGGCTTCAACCGCCATGTCGAGATCTTCGGCCGCGATGCCAAGGGCGCCGTGACGCATCACTTCGTCGTCGCCTCCTTCGTCGGCGAATGGCTGTCCGGCGAACCGCAACCGGGCCCGGAGGCCGGCGCCGTGATGTGGGCCGATCCGCTGAAGCTCGGCGGACTCGCGACGACGCGCGAGCTTGGCGACGTTCTGCGCCGGGCTCACAGCCTCTTTGCGGCGAGTGGTGCGGCATGA
- the folK gene encoding 2-amino-4-hydroxy-6-hydroxymethyldihydropteridine diphosphokinase: MKVEAALAFGGNLGDPVAAFAAALQGLRDHPAIALGRLSSIYRTPPWGKTDQPEFLNMAALIETSLPPQDLLAFCLELERAGGRERRERWGPRTLDIDILTYGDAVIDQARLQIPHPRISERAFVLTPLAEILPQRLIGGRTVADLLAAAADETIRRDDAATDRLKVLLAG; encoded by the coding sequence GTGAAGGTTGAAGCCGCGCTCGCCTTCGGCGGCAATCTCGGCGATCCCGTCGCCGCCTTCGCGGCAGCCTTGCAGGGATTGCGCGACCACCCGGCCATCGCGCTCGGCCGGCTGTCCTCGATCTATCGCACACCGCCCTGGGGGAAGACCGATCAGCCGGAATTTCTCAACATGGCGGCTTTGATCGAGACCTCCCTCCCCCCGCAGGATCTGCTCGCCTTCTGCCTCGAGCTGGAGCGGGCCGGCGGCCGCGAACGGCGCGAGCGCTGGGGACCGCGCACGCTCGACATCGACATCCTGACCTATGGCGACGCGGTCATCGACCAGGCGCGGTTGCAGATTCCGCACCCGCGCATTTCCGAGCGGGCCTTCGTGCTGACGCCGCTGGCGGAGATCCTGCCGCAGCGCCTGATCGGCGGGCGGACGGTGGCCGATCTGCTGGCAGCCGCCGCAGACGAAACGATCCGCCGCGACGATGCCGCGACGGATCGATTGAAGGTCTTGCTGGCGGGTTAG
- a CDS encoding AbrB/MazE/SpoVT family DNA-binding domain-containing protein — protein MRSAVKKIGNSAGIVIPKPLLAEIGAKAGDGVELTVEQGRIVIQRIQGQAREGWAEDAKRLAEAEDDALAWPEFGNAEDAELTW, from the coding sequence ATGCGCAGTGCCGTCAAGAAAATCGGCAATTCAGCGGGCATCGTTATCCCGAAGCCCCTTCTGGCGGAAATCGGTGCGAAGGCGGGTGACGGTGTCGAGCTCACCGTGGAGCAAGGCCGCATCGTGATCCAGCGCATCCAAGGACAGGCGCGCGAGGGCTGGGCCGAGGATGCCAAGCGTCTCGCGGAGGCGGAAGACGACGCGCTGGCTTGGCCGGAGTTCGGCAATGCCGAAGACGCCGAGCTGACATGGTGA
- a CDS encoding RT0821/Lpp0805 family surface protein has product MRPLMAAAMLALFSAGCSVSFPILGLSSKSEDEVATTSAILPSRGGDRPAALASLQAELGPEDMRRADGAMSVALDPQGNGAAVSWDNPQSGIKGSFIPVGGPFLRSDEICRAFIASVQTQARPVKLQGTACRPSGGEWAVKDVAPWKGVS; this is encoded by the coding sequence ATGCGCCCGCTGATGGCGGCAGCCATGCTGGCGCTGTTTTCCGCCGGCTGTTCGGTCTCCTTTCCGATTCTCGGCCTGTCGAGCAAGAGCGAGGACGAGGTCGCGACCACCTCCGCGATCCTGCCCTCGCGCGGCGGCGACCGGCCGGCGGCGCTCGCCAGCCTCCAGGCCGAACTCGGCCCCGAGGACATGCGCCGCGCCGATGGCGCGATGAGCGTCGCTCTCGACCCGCAGGGCAATGGCGCTGCGGTATCCTGGGACAACCCCCAGAGCGGCATCAAGGGTTCGTTCATTCCGGTCGGTGGGCCGTTCCTGCGCTCGGACGAGATCTGCCGCGCCTTCATCGCCAGCGTCCAGACGCAAGCCCGGCCCGTGAAGCTGCAAGGCACCGCCTGCCGTCCCTCCGGCGGCGAGTGGGCGGTCAAGGATGTCGCCCCCTGGAAGGGCGTGAGCTGA